The Stomatobaculum sp. F0698 genomic sequence AGGCAGCGATGAACCAGCTGGACGGAAGACTCTCCGATAAAATGCGGGCACTGCGCTCGGATATTCTGGATGAAATCGCTTGGATTGAGGCGGCTCTGGATGATCCGGAAAACTACGATTTGGAAGGATACCCGGAGCTGCTTTCCGCACGCATTGCGACGATGCTCGCTTCTTTGGAAGAGTTGCTTCAGAGCGCGGATGACGGGCGCCTTTTTCGAGAGGGAATTCCGACTGTCATACTCGGCTTGCCGAATGCCGGAAAATCGTCGCTCATGAACCTGCTCACGCAGAACGATGCGGCCATCGTGACGGATATTGCAGGTACCACGCGGGATATTCTGACAGAACAGGTAAGACTCGGGAAACTCTTACTCACGCTCTCCGATACGGCGGGAATTCGTGAGAGCGAAGACCAAATCGAGAGAATCGGCGTGGAACGTGCCAGAAAAGCTGCCGAAGCGGCAGAACTGCTGTTGCTTGTTTTGGACGGCTCCAAACCGCTCAGCGAGGAAGAAAAGGAACTCCTCTCCTATGCGGGCAAACGGCGAAGCATTCTGCTTCTCAACAAGGCCGACCTGGGACAGCGTATCGACGAGAGAGAGTTGCTTAGCGTATACGGTCCCGGAAAGATACTGCGTTTTTCGACAAAAACCGGGGAGGGACTTGCCTCCTTGGAAGAGACAGTCACGGAACTCTTCTTTGAAGGTGTTTTTGACAATAGGAACGAGGTACTTTCCGTCAATGCGCGTCACAAAGAGGTGCTCAGAGAGGCCATCGAGAGTCTTCGCAATGTGCAGGCATCCGTCGCTGCGGGTATGCCGGAAGATTTCTTCTCGATTGATTTGAGCGCGGCCTACCGCGCGCTCGGAACCATTACCGGAGACAGCGTTGAGGACGATGTCATCAACCGCATTTTTGAAAAGTTTTGCACGGGAAAGTAAGTGTGTGATGATAGAAGAGAGATATGATGTAATTGTGGTCGGAGCCGGTCATGCGGGCTGCGAGGCGGCATTGGCGGCAGCGCGTTTGGGGATGAAGACAATTATCTTTACCGTCAGCGTTGACTCCATTGCCCTGATGCCCTGTAATCCGAACATCGGAGGTACTTCCAAGGGGCATTTGGTCCGGGAACTCGATGCGCTGGGCGGTGAGATGGGACATGTGATTGATAAGACCTTTATCCAGTCGCGCATGCTCAACGAGTCAAAAGGACCTGCGGTTCATTCGCTGCGCGCGCAGGCGGATAAACAGGCTTATATCGCGGAAATGCGCCGTGTACTGGAGAGAAACCCACAGATTACGATACGGCAGGCAGAGATATCCACAATTTTAACCGAAGATGCTGTGGATAAACTGGGGAAAAGACGCTGCATCGGTGTAAAAACCGTCTCGGGAAGCCACTACTATGCCGGGGCTGTCGTATTGGCAACCGGTGTTTATCTCAACGCGCGCTGTGTTTTCGGCGAAGTCAGCGAAGAAACAGGAC encodes the following:
- the mnmE gene encoding tRNA uridine-5-carboxymethylaminomethyl(34) synthesis GTPase MnmE, with the translated sequence MVLREERETVAAIATALGEGGIGIIRISGEKAFEIADAVLDRPISGAPGYSMHYRHVRDNGEVLDEVLASVFRAPHSFTGEDSVEINCHGGLFLLQRVLDAVLRAGARPSEPGEFSKRAFLNGRIDLAQAEAVMDLIGAKNEYALQAAMNQLDGRLSDKMRALRSDILDEIAWIEAALDDPENYDLEGYPELLSARIATMLASLEELLQSADDGRLFREGIPTVILGLPNAGKSSLMNLLTQNDAAIVTDIAGTTRDILTEQVRLGKLLLTLSDTAGIRESEDQIERIGVERARKAAEAAELLLLVLDGSKPLSEEEKELLSYAGKRRSILLLNKADLGQRIDERELLSVYGPGKILRFSTKTGEGLASLEETVTELFFEGVFDNRNEVLSVNARHKEVLREAIESLRNVQASVAAGMPEDFFSIDLSAAYRALGTITGDSVEDDVINRIFEKFCTGK